The following proteins are encoded in a genomic region of Chryseobacterium culicis:
- a CDS encoding nuclear transport factor 2 family protein, with protein sequence MKKLTTAYTLILFLLGFSSFTAQSKTGFEKEKSEISTMLDAFNAAAAKADYNAYFNLFADESTFIGTDATEIWDKKAFMVWAKPYFDKKKTWNFKALKRNIYFSKDGKLAWFDELLDTQMKICRGSGVVEKINGDWKVKQYVLSVTVPNEVVDKVVTEKAPIEDALIQKLKS encoded by the coding sequence ATGAAAAAACTAACGACTGCTTATACATTAATCCTTTTTTTACTGGGATTTTCTTCATTTACCGCACAGTCGAAGACCGGATTTGAGAAAGAAAAATCGGAAATAAGTACCATGCTTGATGCATTCAACGCAGCTGCCGCAAAAGCAGATTACAACGCTTATTTTAATCTATTTGCAGATGAATCTACCTTCATCGGAACAGATGCTACCGAAATCTGGGATAAAAAAGCATTTATGGTCTGGGCAAAACCTTATTTCGATAAAAAGAAAACCTGGAATTTTAAAGCACTTAAAAGAAATATTTATTTCAGCAAAGATGGAAAACTGGCATGGTTTGATGAATTATTGGATACTCAAATGAAAATTTGCAGAGGTTCCGGAGTGGTAGAGAAAATTAACGGAGACTGGAAGGTTAAACAATATGTTCTTTCTGTGACAGTTCCTAATGAGGTGGTAGATAAAGTGGTGACTGAAAAAGCCCCTATCGAAGATGCATTAATCCAAAAACTGAAGTCATAA
- a CDS encoding RagB/SusD family nutrient uptake outer membrane protein produces MKLNRIKLKNIVLPLSAVFLLTAASCVKDLEREPITDVTSASIYKDFANYKNVLAKLYGGLAMGGQVSGDGDQPDSDINGINGGFSQYTRLMYTLNVVTTDEAVIGWNDGNLHTLHKMTWDASNEFIAAMYYRVYTEIAFCNEFLRNVTDEKLASNNITGDNLAQAKLMRAEARFLRAQSYFHAIDMFGNVPFVDESYLPGSINPPQRIERKALFNYIESELLAVAGELKDPKTNEYGRADKAAVWSLLAKLYLNAEVYTGTQRNTDCITYCNKVIAAGYSLKPKYDDLFLADNNINNPEQILSVNFDGINTQTNGGTTYLVHAAIGGDMKAADFGVNGGWSGLRTTKAFVGLFPTNGSDKRGRFFTSGQNLEINDLGSFTDGYAFIKFKNVKSNGSVGAHTNWVEADIPLYRLADIYLMYAEAVLRGGAGGNQATAIGYINQLRERAYGNTSGDVSSINLNFILDERGRELSWEMTRRSDLIRFNKYTTGDYLWPWKGNVKDGKAVENYRNLFPIPAKDIVANPNLIQNPGY; encoded by the coding sequence ATGAAACTAAATAGAATTAAACTTAAAAATATAGTATTGCCTCTTTCGGCAGTATTTTTATTGACAGCAGCTTCTTGTGTGAAAGATCTCGAAAGAGAACCTATCACAGATGTTACTTCAGCCAGTATTTATAAAGATTTTGCCAATTACAAAAATGTTCTGGCAAAACTTTACGGAGGACTTGCTATGGGAGGTCAGGTAAGTGGAGATGGTGATCAGCCGGATAGTGATATTAATGGAATTAATGGTGGTTTTTCCCAATATACCAGATTAATGTACACCCTGAACGTTGTCACAACCGATGAAGCTGTGATTGGATGGAATGACGGAAACCTTCATACCCTTCATAAAATGACCTGGGATGCTTCCAACGAGTTCATCGCTGCGATGTACTATAGAGTATATACAGAAATTGCGTTTTGTAATGAATTTCTAAGAAACGTAACAGATGAAAAATTGGCTTCCAATAATATTACAGGAGATAATCTTGCCCAGGCAAAATTAATGAGAGCGGAAGCCCGTTTCCTGAGAGCGCAGTCGTATTTCCATGCCATAGATATGTTCGGAAATGTTCCTTTTGTAGATGAATCCTATTTACCAGGTTCTATCAATCCGCCACAAAGAATAGAGAGAAAAGCATTATTTAATTATATTGAATCTGAATTACTTGCTGTAGCAGGAGAACTAAAAGATCCTAAAACCAATGAATACGGAAGAGCCGATAAAGCAGCCGTATGGTCATTATTGGCAAAATTATACTTAAATGCTGAAGTTTATACAGGAACTCAAAGAAATACAGACTGTATCACATACTGTAACAAAGTAATTGCAGCAGGATATTCTTTAAAACCAAAATATGACGATTTATTCCTTGCGGATAATAATATCAACAATCCTGAGCAGATTTTAAGTGTCAATTTTGACGGAATCAATACACAGACTAATGGAGGAACTACTTATCTGGTACATGCTGCAATAGGCGGAGATATGAAAGCTGCTGATTTTGGAGTGAATGGTGGATGGAGTGGTTTAAGAACTACAAAAGCATTTGTAGGCCTGTTTCCAACGAATGGAAGTGATAAAAGAGGAAGATTCTTTACTTCGGGACAGAATTTGGAAATTAATGATTTGGGTTCATTTACAGATGGTTATGCTTTTATCAAATTTAAAAATGTTAAAAGTAACGGATCTGTTGGAGCTCATACCAACTGGGTTGAAGCCGATATCCCATTATACCGTTTAGCGGATATCTATCTGATGTATGCTGAAGCTGTATTGAGAGGAGGAGCTGGCGGAAACCAGGCTACAGCAATCGGTTATATTAACCAGTTGAGAGAACGTGCTTATGGAAATACAAGTGGAGATGTATCTTCTATCAATCTTAACTTTATTTTAGATGAGAGAGGAAGAGAATTATCTTGGGAAATGACCAGAAGAAGTGATCTTATCCGTTTCAACAAGTATACAACGGGAGATTATCTATGGCCATGGAAAGGAAATGTAAAAGATGGTAAAGCGGTAGAAAACTACAGAAATCTTTTCCCGATTCCTGCTAAAGATATTGTAGCAAATCCTAATCTGATTCAGAATCCTGGATATTAA
- a CDS encoding glycoside hydrolase family 97 protein, with the protein MKKITVGALLLSMMFTGVKAQSLKSPDGKFEMNFQLKEGVPYYNLKYNGAVVVEDSKLGLRLFKDTAIKFASEIAKPEDAKYDLNNGFAKTDEKRDSKNETWQPVLGEKKNYINHYNELAVTLNQASTDRSIVVKFRLFNDGLGFRYEFPQQKNLNYFVIREEDSEIDFPTDMKAWWMVADYDSQEYQYQETKVSEIPAKWDKAFDANASQSLVKNAVQSPLMLKKEGKEPLYINVAEAAVLDYPASHLEVDAQNFKFKTHLTADRQGAKGYIQTPSVTPWRTIIVAPKAEQVMDSKMIFNLNEPTKYTDTSYIHPTKYMGVWWEMIIGKSQWAYSTAENVHLGKTDFAKLTPNGKHAANNTKVKEYIDFAAENGFQGLLIEGWNVGWEDWFGHSKEFVFDFITPYPDFDIKMLNEYAHSKGIKLIMHHETSGSATNYERWADKAFQTMNKYGYDAVKTGYVGDIIPRGEHHYSQWTINHYYRIAEKANDYKIMVNSHESVRPTGESRTYPNYISAEAARGTEYEAFGGNKPDHQTVLPFTRWMGGSMDYTPGIFQTKLDYYFPGDNRFVKTTLVKQLALYVTMYMPLQMAADLPENYKKHMDAFQFIKDVAADWDDTKILSAEPGDYVVTARKAKGTENWFVGGITDENKREYTVDFSFLDKGKKYEATIYEDGKDADYIDNPQSYNIYKKEITSKSKINFKMVRSGGFAVSIKPVK; encoded by the coding sequence ATGAAGAAAATTACAGTTGGAGCACTTTTGCTCTCAATGATGTTTACAGGTGTGAAAGCCCAATCTTTAAAATCTCCGGACGGGAAGTTCGAAATGAATTTTCAGCTGAAGGAAGGAGTTCCTTACTATAACCTGAAGTACAACGGTGCAGTAGTAGTTGAAGATTCTAAATTGGGATTGAGATTATTTAAAGACACAGCCATAAAATTCGCTTCTGAGATTGCCAAACCAGAAGATGCAAAATACGATCTGAACAACGGTTTTGCAAAGACAGATGAAAAAAGAGACTCCAAAAATGAAACCTGGCAACCGGTTTTAGGAGAAAAGAAAAATTATATCAACCATTATAATGAACTGGCAGTGACCCTGAATCAGGCTTCTACAGACAGAAGTATTGTAGTGAAATTCAGATTGTTTAATGATGGTTTAGGGTTCCGATATGAATTCCCGCAGCAAAAGAACCTTAATTATTTCGTAATCAGAGAAGAAGATTCTGAAATTGATTTCCCTACCGATATGAAGGCTTGGTGGATGGTAGCAGATTATGACTCTCAGGAATATCAGTATCAGGAAACTAAAGTTTCTGAAATTCCGGCAAAATGGGATAAAGCTTTTGATGCCAATGCTTCCCAGTCTTTGGTGAAAAATGCAGTTCAGTCTCCTTTAATGCTTAAAAAAGAAGGAAAAGAACCTTTGTATATCAACGTTGCAGAAGCAGCAGTGCTGGATTATCCGGCTTCACATCTGGAAGTAGATGCACAGAATTTTAAATTCAAAACGCATTTAACTGCCGACAGACAAGGAGCGAAAGGATATATTCAGACTCCGTCAGTAACCCCATGGAGAACCATTATTGTAGCTCCGAAAGCAGAGCAGGTTATGGATTCTAAAATGATCTTTAACCTTAACGAGCCTACAAAATATACGGATACCTCTTACATTCACCCTACAAAATACATGGGAGTTTGGTGGGAAATGATTATCGGAAAATCACAATGGGCTTATTCTACTGCTGAAAATGTTCATTTAGGGAAGACTGATTTTGCGAAGTTGACTCCCAACGGAAAACATGCAGCCAACAATACAAAAGTTAAAGAATATATTGACTTTGCTGCAGAAAATGGTTTCCAGGGATTATTGATTGAAGGTTGGAATGTAGGTTGGGAAGACTGGTTCGGACACTCAAAAGAATTTGTTTTCGATTTTATTACTCCTTACCCGGATTTTGACATCAAAATGTTGAATGAATATGCGCATTCAAAAGGAATTAAACTGATCATGCACCATGAAACTTCAGGTTCTGCAACGAACTACGAAAGATGGGCAGACAAAGCATTCCAAACGATGAACAAATATGGATATGATGCTGTGAAAACCGGATATGTAGGAGATATTATTCCTAGAGGAGAACATCACTATTCTCAATGGACTATCAACCACTACTATAGAATTGCAGAAAAAGCAAATGACTATAAAATCATGGTTAATTCTCATGAATCTGTACGTCCTACAGGAGAAAGCCGTACTTACCCGAACTATATCTCTGCAGAAGCAGCCCGTGGAACAGAGTATGAAGCATTCGGAGGAAATAAACCTGATCACCAGACGGTTCTTCCGTTTACAAGATGGATGGGAGGTTCTATGGACTACACACCGGGAATTTTCCAGACGAAGCTAGACTACTATTTCCCTGGAGATAACCGTTTTGTGAAAACTACGCTGGTAAAACAGCTGGCTCTTTATGTAACAATGTACATGCCGCTTCAGATGGCTGCAGATCTTCCTGAAAACTACAAAAAGCATATGGATGCATTCCAGTTTATCAAGGATGTGGCAGCAGATTGGGATGATACCAAAATTTTATCAGCAGAACCTGGTGATTATGTGGTTACAGCAAGAAAAGCAAAAGGTACTGAAAACTGGTTTGTAGGAGGTATTACCGATGAAAACAAACGTGAATACACAGTAGATTTCTCTTTCTTAGACAAAGGAAAAAAATATGAGGCAACCATCTATGAAGATGGAAAAGATGCTGATTATATTGATAATCCTCAAAGCTATAACATCTATAAAAAAGAGATTACAAGCAAATCAAAAATTAATTTTAAAATGGTAAGAAGCGGTGGTTTCGCAGTTTCAATTAAACCAGTAAAATAA
- a CDS encoding MFS transporter, whose translation MAIMMGKHDTEVFGKRKKPNLSMLQIINMSMGFLGIQMAFGLQNGNASRILGNLGADVHELSWFWLVAPVTGLIVQPIIGHMGDNTWSPLGRRKPYFLIGAVLCAIGLVLLPNAASVTQMFAANALLLAVIFLAMMDASVNIAMEPFRALVGDMLPKHQGTIGFSVQTILIGIGAVLGSYLPDWLTKMGISNEAPAGFVADNVIYSFYIGAGLLIISILYTIMTTREYSPQEFADFEDGKEVDKQESKFSDIFKDFAAIPAQMKKLGIVQFFSWFALFTMWVFTTSALATHHFGLSPEDTHSKAFNDAGDLTGKLFGMYNLWAIPFAFLLTPIAKLIGKKQTHALALLCGGLGLVSMYFIKDVNNLWISMIGLGFAWASILAMPYAMLIEVIPQRKMGVYMGIFNFFIVIPQIINGLFGGPVVSGIFGKQAMDYVVVGGICMLIGAVVTMIFVKSEDETPKEIEEEIKQVHF comes from the coding sequence ATGGCAATAATGATGGGGAAACATGATACTGAGGTATTTGGAAAAAGAAAAAAGCCAAACTTATCCATGCTCCAGATTATTAATATGAGTATGGGATTCCTTGGAATTCAAATGGCGTTCGGATTACAGAATGGAAATGCAAGCCGTATTCTTGGAAATTTAGGAGCTGATGTACATGAATTATCCTGGTTTTGGCTGGTTGCTCCTGTTACAGGGCTGATTGTTCAGCCTATTATCGGCCATATGGGTGACAATACCTGGAGTCCGCTGGGAAGAAGGAAACCTTATTTCCTGATTGGAGCTGTTTTGTGTGCAATAGGGTTGGTTTTACTTCCTAATGCAGCTTCCGTTACCCAGATGTTTGCCGCCAATGCCCTTTTATTAGCCGTAATATTTCTTGCGATGATGGATGCATCGGTGAATATTGCCATGGAACCTTTCAGAGCGCTAGTAGGAGATATGCTCCCGAAACATCAGGGAACAATAGGATTCTCAGTACAGACCATTCTGATTGGAATTGGAGCGGTATTGGGTTCTTATCTGCCGGACTGGCTGACAAAAATGGGAATTTCCAATGAAGCACCGGCAGGATTTGTAGCAGATAACGTGATTTACTCCTTTTATATAGGTGCAGGACTGCTGATCATATCAATTCTATATACCATCATGACAACCAGAGAATATTCCCCACAGGAATTTGCTGATTTTGAAGATGGAAAAGAAGTTGATAAGCAGGAATCTAAGTTTTCAGATATTTTTAAAGATTTTGCTGCGATTCCTGCACAGATGAAAAAGTTGGGAATTGTTCAGTTTTTCTCATGGTTTGCCTTGTTTACCATGTGGGTTTTCACCACCAGCGCTCTGGCAACCCATCATTTTGGACTTTCCCCGGAAGATACCCATTCCAAGGCATTTAATGATGCAGGAGATCTTACCGGAAAACTATTCGGAATGTATAACCTTTGGGCAATCCCATTTGCTTTTCTGTTGACACCCATTGCTAAACTGATTGGTAAAAAACAAACCCATGCTTTAGCTTTATTGTGTGGAGGGTTGGGACTTGTTTCAATGTATTTTATTAAGGATGTGAATAATCTATGGATCTCCATGATCGGATTAGGTTTTGCCTGGGCAAGTATTCTGGCGATGCCTTATGCAATGCTTATTGAAGTAATTCCACAAAGAAAAATGGGAGTTTATATGGGAATATTTAATTTCTTTATTGTTATTCCACAAATTATTAATGGATTATTTGGAGGTCCTGTGGTGAGTGGTATTTTCGGAAAACAGGCGATGGATTATGTGGTTGTGGGAGGAATTTGTATGCTGATAGGAGCTGTAGTAACCATGATTTTTGTTAAATCTGAAGATGAAACCCCTAAAGAAATTGAAGAGGAAATCAAGCAGGTGCATTTTTAA
- a CDS encoding sterol desaturase family protein — protein MLDFSNIFKTEGPDVVYTWTIPVFATIIFLEMAYSHFNKEKIYETKDVATNVLFALLNYGLDIIMKGFSLFVMMFFYQHRLFDWQEGIWYWIAVFLAQDFAYYVHHYVDHHSRVFWAVHITHHNSDYFNISTGFRSPVFQPLYRYLFFSPLAFMGFHPWHILVAYSSIQIYGTFVHTQSIKSMGFLEYILVTPSHHRVHHACNIKYLDRNMGMGLIIWDKIFGTFEKEDPEVPVKYGVYPKIKSKDPATMLFYEWRRIGKDIRQPGISFRNRIKYLFYSPGWRHDGTGKTVKQYQKEYKEKMKTGTPLNVKEQISESENQYSQLIQQTEDK, from the coding sequence ATGTTGGATTTCAGCAATATATTTAAAACGGAAGGACCGGATGTTGTTTACACATGGACAATTCCTGTGTTTGCTACGATTATTTTCTTAGAAATGGCCTACAGCCACTTTAATAAAGAGAAAATTTATGAAACTAAAGATGTAGCAACAAACGTTCTTTTTGCTTTGCTTAATTATGGACTAGACATCATCATGAAAGGTTTTTCGTTATTTGTTATGATGTTTTTTTACCAGCATCGTCTTTTCGACTGGCAGGAGGGAATATGGTATTGGATTGCAGTATTCCTTGCTCAGGATTTCGCCTATTATGTTCATCATTATGTAGATCATCATTCCAGAGTTTTCTGGGCAGTACATATTACGCACCATAATTCTGATTATTTCAATATCAGTACGGGATTCAGAAGTCCTGTATTTCAGCCATTATACAGGTATTTATTTTTCTCTCCATTAGCTTTTATGGGTTTCCATCCATGGCATATTCTGGTAGCCTACTCTTCTATACAGATCTACGGCACATTTGTACACACCCAATCGATTAAAAGTATGGGATTTTTAGAATACATTCTGGTTACCCCTTCCCATCACAGGGTACACCATGCCTGCAACATCAAATATCTGGATCGCAATATGGGAATGGGACTGATTATCTGGGATAAAATTTTCGGAACTTTTGAAAAAGAAGACCCTGAAGTTCCTGTGAAATATGGGGTTTATCCTAAAATAAAATCCAAAGATCCTGCAACGATGCTTTTCTATGAATGGAGAAGAATAGGAAAAGACATCAGACAGCCGGGAATTTCCTTTAGAAACCGGATAAAATATCTTTTTTATTCACCGGGATGGAGACATGATGGCACTGGAAAAACCGTGAAACAGTATCAGAAAGAATATAAAGAGAAAATGAAAACCGGAACTCCTCTAAACGTAAAAGAACAGATTTCAGAATCTGAAAATCAATATTCCCAACTCATTCAGCAGACAGAGGATAAATAA
- a CDS encoding glycoside hydrolase family 13 protein, producing the protein MKTIYAAFALSIASIAFSQKNLERVEPAFWWKGMKNPELQILVYGKEVGNNEITLSDGIQIKDIRKVDNPNYVFITVNTNEINVPKFTINIKKGKKNVGSYLYELKQRNPGSANRESFTSKDFMYLIMPDRFANGDEKNDSKPELTEKADRSLPNGRHGGDLRGILNNLDYIQNLGATAVWLTPVNEDNEKVYSYHGYAQTDLYKIDGRYGTNEDYKNLSQELNKRNMKLVMDYVTNHWGGSHWMIKDLPSKDWIHWFDEGEKGFKRSNYKTTTQFDTNASDIDKKYALDGWFDTTMPDINQKNPLVLKYLIQNAIWWIEYAELGGFRVDTYPYNDKEAIAKWAKAITDEYPKFNIVGETWLYTAAQIAAWQKNSKIGEIEGYNSNLPSVMDFMLFENMPKALKEKEGWDKGMIRIYDSFTSDFLYPDINNLLVFFENHDTERWNEIFNASPDAYKIGLAMISTVRGIPQIYYGSEIGMRGDKKEGGDADIRRDFPGGWKSDKQNAFNPSSQTPEQKEFFHFTQKLLNWRKGKEVIHTGKTKNFVPQDGIFVYFRYNEKESVMVVINNNEKDQTLDLKRFAESLNGFTKGKDIISGKDILLQNSMNIPAKTPLIIELEK; encoded by the coding sequence ATGAAGACAATATATGCAGCATTCGCCCTTTCGATAGCTTCCATTGCTTTTTCCCAGAAAAATCTGGAAAGAGTAGAGCCGGCTTTCTGGTGGAAAGGGATGAAAAACCCTGAGCTTCAGATTCTTGTTTACGGAAAAGAAGTGGGGAATAATGAGATCACGCTTTCAGATGGAATTCAGATCAAAGATATCCGGAAAGTGGATAATCCCAATTATGTTTTTATTACAGTCAATACCAACGAAATAAACGTTCCGAAGTTTACCATCAATATTAAAAAAGGTAAAAAGAATGTTGGCTCATACCTCTATGAACTGAAACAAAGAAATCCGGGATCTGCAAACCGCGAGTCTTTTACTTCAAAAGACTTCATGTATCTGATCATGCCGGATCGCTTTGCCAATGGGGATGAGAAGAATGATTCAAAACCGGAACTGACTGAAAAAGCAGATCGCAGCCTGCCCAATGGCAGACATGGTGGAGATCTCCGTGGAATCCTTAACAACCTTGATTATATTCAGAATCTGGGAGCTACTGCTGTCTGGCTTACTCCTGTGAATGAAGACAACGAAAAAGTGTATTCCTATCATGGCTATGCCCAAACCGATCTGTATAAAATAGATGGCCGTTACGGAACGAATGAAGACTATAAAAATCTATCTCAGGAGCTGAATAAACGAAATATGAAGCTGGTGATGGATTATGTGACCAATCACTGGGGAGGCTCACACTGGATGATTAAAGATCTTCCTTCCAAAGACTGGATACACTGGTTTGATGAAGGAGAAAAAGGATTTAAACGTTCTAATTATAAAACGACAACGCAATTTGATACCAATGCTTCAGACATTGATAAAAAATATGCACTGGACGGATGGTTTGATACTACCATGCCTGATATCAACCAAAAAAATCCATTAGTCCTGAAGTATTTAATCCAAAATGCAATCTGGTGGATTGAATATGCTGAACTGGGAGGATTTCGTGTAGATACTTATCCTTACAATGATAAAGAGGCTATTGCAAAATGGGCTAAGGCGATCACTGATGAATATCCTAAATTCAATATTGTAGGAGAAACCTGGCTTTACACCGCTGCACAAATTGCAGCTTGGCAGAAAAATTCTAAAATAGGAGAGATAGAAGGATACAATTCAAATTTACCCTCGGTAATGGATTTTATGCTCTTTGAAAATATGCCGAAAGCGCTTAAAGAAAAAGAAGGCTGGGATAAAGGAATGATCCGTATTTACGACTCTTTTACCAGCGATTTCCTTTATCCGGATATCAATAACCTTTTGGTTTTCTTTGAAAATCATGATACCGAAAGATGGAATGAAATCTTCAATGCAAGTCCGGATGCTTATAAAATAGGACTTGCTATGATCTCCACAGTAAGAGGAATTCCACAGATCTATTACGGATCAGAAATAGGAATGAGAGGAGATAAAAAAGAAGGTGGCGATGCCGATATTCGCAGAGATTTTCCCGGAGGCTGGAAGTCTGATAAACAAAATGCTTTCAATCCATCCTCTCAAACCCCGGAGCAAAAAGAATTTTTCCATTTTACACAGAAACTTCTGAACTGGAGAAAGGGTAAAGAGGTGATTCATACCGGGAAAACTAAAAATTTCGTTCCTCAGGATGGCATTTTTGTGTATTTCAGATATAATGAAAAAGAAAGTGTAATGGTAGTGATCAACAATAATGAAAAAGATCAGACGTTAGATCTGAAACGGTTTGCAGAATCACTTAATGGATTTACAAAAGGAAAAGACATTATTTCAGGAAAAGATATTTTATTACAAAACAGCATGAATATTCCTGCGAAAACACCATTGATTATTGAACTAGAAAAATAA
- a CDS encoding SusE domain-containing protein: MKNLFKILALVFTGLLVFSCEKDEDQAIINETSAGKIAADKSAIVLNELNANTAVISFTWTKPTFNIAVVPNQKVEFGIKGNSFKKSATVDFSNDMTSGSVTHAAMNAAMFAIGATPDVVNDIEVRLKTSVGSAVFYSNVIALKVTPYTPNPDLVYPKINVPGSYAGAAGYANWTPANSPNLFSPGKNDEYRGFIWINTVSGDEDGKYKFSINEDWPGNKGDDGTNTGKLKLDGANVKAPAVGAYYIKVNWAANTYSSVLANFGVIGDATPTGWGSDTDFVYNPATKTFVINSIALSSTGVFKFRANDDWAMKFQPKDADQTLVSGTAVQSYLSAENTVTGDPAYKVSQAGNYKIELDLHNSAYYKLTITKL; this comes from the coding sequence ATGAAAAATCTATTCAAAATATTAGCCCTGGTTTTTACCGGACTTTTAGTTTTTTCCTGTGAAAAAGACGAGGATCAGGCCATTATTAATGAAACATCTGCAGGTAAAATAGCTGCCGATAAAAGTGCAATTGTCCTGAATGAGCTTAATGCCAATACTGCAGTAATCAGTTTTACATGGACAAAGCCAACATTTAATATTGCCGTAGTTCCTAATCAGAAAGTAGAATTCGGAATCAAAGGGAACAGTTTCAAGAAAAGTGCTACTGTTGACTTTTCCAATGATATGACTTCAGGCTCTGTTACTCATGCAGCAATGAATGCCGCTATGTTTGCTATTGGAGCTACACCGGATGTTGTAAATGATATCGAGGTAAGATTAAAGACTTCTGTAGGATCAGCAGTTTTTTATTCCAATGTCATTGCACTTAAAGTAACTCCTTATACTCCAAATCCAGATTTGGTATATCCTAAAATTAATGTTCCGGGTAGTTATGCCGGAGCAGCAGGATATGCAAACTGGACTCCTGCTAATTCACCGAACTTGTTTTCTCCAGGAAAAAATGATGAATACAGAGGGTTTATCTGGATCAACACTGTTTCTGGTGATGAGGATGGTAAATATAAATTCTCTATCAACGAGGATTGGCCTGGAAATAAAGGAGACGATGGAACCAATACCGGAAAATTGAAACTAGATGGAGCAAACGTAAAAGCACCTGCAGTAGGAGCTTATTACATTAAGGTAAATTGGGCAGCAAATACTTATTCTTCCGTGTTGGCAAACTTCGGAGTTATTGGTGATGCAACGCCTACGGGATGGGGATCAGATACCGATTTTGTATATAATCCTGCAACCAAAACTTTTGTGATTAATTCTATTGCATTATCAAGTACAGGAGTATTTAAATTCAGAGCCAATGATGATTGGGCAATGAAATTCCAGCCAAAAGATGCAGATCAGACTCTGGTTTCCGGAACTGCTGTTCAGTCTTATTTAAGTGCAGAGAACACGGTAACAGGAGATCCTGCCTATAAAGTTTCACAGGCAGGAAATTATAAAATTGAACTTGATTTGCACAATTCAGCATATTATAAGTTAACCATTACAAAATTGTAA